A part of Miscanthus floridulus cultivar M001 chromosome 6, ASM1932011v1, whole genome shotgun sequence genomic DNA contains:
- the LOC136460746 gene encoding uncharacterized protein yields MAQAVAGLAHGGPRGNGGNGGGAHRPKGQSSYQDFLKTHPPTFTPSDDPLEAEHWLRTLEQKFRLLRVANEQKVHFASQQLLGSTGAWWETFLAVELPDHPTTWQEFSTAFREFFIPAGVIHQKVTEFMELCQGSRMVMEYVNQFNHLAQYAGSQVDMDDKKKDRFFCGLTPVLQEKLYLGNYQTFGALMNAAIALEGFQRAS; encoded by the coding sequence ATGGCACAAGCCGTCGCGGGTCTCGCCCATGGAGGCCCcaggggcaacggtgggaatgggggtggtgctcaccGTCCtaagggacagtcctcttaccaggacttcctcaagacccacccgcccacgttCACACCATCGGATGATCCGTTGGAggcagagcactggcttcgcacgctggagcagaagtttcggctgctcagagtggccaacgagcagaaggtgcactttgcgtcccagcagcttttggggtccacaggtgcctggtgggagactttcctaGCCGTGGAGCTGCCGGATCACCCGACaacatggcaggagttctccaccgccttccgtgagttcttcatacctgctggcgttatccaccagaaggtgaccgagttcatggagttGTGTCAGGGGAGCAGGatggtaatggagtatgtgaatcagttcaaccacttggctcagtatgctggtagtcaagTGGAcatggatgacaagaagaaggatcgcttctttTGTGGTCTCACTCCTGttcttcaggagaaactgtacctagggaactatcagacctttggggctctgatgaatgccgccattgctcttgagggttttcagcgggcatctTAG